A genomic stretch from Ictalurus punctatus breed USDA103 chromosome 2, Coco_2.0, whole genome shotgun sequence includes:
- the tmem11 gene encoding transmembrane protein 11, mitochondrial isoform X1: MATRWFSKMASFGRRRGVPVNRERGVMAAAGECYIVQEIYNGENAQEQFEYELEQALEAQYPYIVIEPTRIGDETARWVAVGNCLHKTAVLAGAACLFTPLALPADYSRYVALPAGALSLACAALYGISWQFDPCCKYQVEYDSQKLACLPLHTLTSSTPVVLVRRDDVHRKRLHNTIALAALAYCAKKIYELYAV; encoded by the exons ATGG CAACGCGCTGGTTCTCCAAGATGGCGTCGTTCGGAAGGAGGCGCGGTGTCCCAGTCAACAGGGAGAG GGGAGTGATGGCGGCGGCGGGTGAATGTTACATCGTGCAGGAGATCTACAATGGCGAGAATGCGCAGGAGCAGTTTGAGTACGAGCTGGAGCAGGCACTGGAGGCACAATATCCCTACATTGTCATCGAGCCGACACGCATTGGCGACGAGACGGCGCGCTGGGTGGCTGTGGGGAACTGCCTGCACAAGACGGCCGTACTAGCGGGCGCCGCGTGTCTATTTACACCGCTGGCACTGCCTGCTGATTATTCTCGCTACGTAGCTCTGCCTGCTGGCGCCCTCAGTCTGGCCTGCGCCGCTCTCTACGGCATCTCATGGCAGTTTGACCCGTGCTGCAAGTACCAGGTGGAGTACGACAGCCAGAAGCTCGCGTGTCTCCCGCTGCACACGCTCACCTCGTCCACGCCGGTGGTGCTGGTGCGCCGCGATGACGTGCACAGAAAGAGACTGCACAACACGATAGCACTCGCCGCCCTGGCCTACTGCGCCAAGAAGATCTACGAACTGTACGCCGTATGA
- the tmem11 gene encoding transmembrane protein 11, mitochondrial isoform X2 gives MAAAGECYIVQEIYNGENAQEQFEYELEQALEAQYPYIVIEPTRIGDETARWVAVGNCLHKTAVLAGAACLFTPLALPADYSRYVALPAGALSLACAALYGISWQFDPCCKYQVEYDSQKLACLPLHTLTSSTPVVLVRRDDVHRKRLHNTIALAALAYCAKKIYELYAV, from the coding sequence ATGGCGGCGGCGGGTGAATGTTACATCGTGCAGGAGATCTACAATGGCGAGAATGCGCAGGAGCAGTTTGAGTACGAGCTGGAGCAGGCACTGGAGGCACAATATCCCTACATTGTCATCGAGCCGACACGCATTGGCGACGAGACGGCGCGCTGGGTGGCTGTGGGGAACTGCCTGCACAAGACGGCCGTACTAGCGGGCGCCGCGTGTCTATTTACACCGCTGGCACTGCCTGCTGATTATTCTCGCTACGTAGCTCTGCCTGCTGGCGCCCTCAGTCTGGCCTGCGCCGCTCTCTACGGCATCTCATGGCAGTTTGACCCGTGCTGCAAGTACCAGGTGGAGTACGACAGCCAGAAGCTCGCGTGTCTCCCGCTGCACACGCTCACCTCGTCCACGCCGGTGGTGCTGGTGCGCCGCGATGACGTGCACAGAAAGAGACTGCACAACACGATAGCACTCGCCGCCCTGGCCTACTGCGCCAAGAAGATCTACGAACTGTACGCCGTATGA